The following coding sequences lie in one Mycobacterium sp. DL440 genomic window:
- a CDS encoding FadR/GntR family transcriptional regulator — MTSQVQRHPLATQTAQLLLTRIRQGEWPLGHRLPGETTLAAQLGVGRSTLREAIRELSGKGVLESRQGAGVFVTALDAAEDWDTVLRRATIVSVIEARIAIEAEAAALAATRRTPADLRAVRRTLTARGVVGQSVPDHVDADMAFHRTVIAAAHNEVLIQLFDAFLPRLRLAMIDMLKIRPITSEPCDHDLHQQLADAIIARDPEAAAAASRTHLSSLKESFA, encoded by the coding sequence ATGACGTCCCAAGTTCAGCGTCACCCACTGGCGACCCAGACCGCCCAGCTTCTCCTGACGCGCATCCGCCAGGGTGAATGGCCGCTGGGCCATCGACTTCCCGGCGAGACAACCCTGGCCGCACAGCTCGGCGTGGGCCGCTCCACCCTGCGCGAAGCGATCCGCGAACTGTCCGGCAAGGGCGTACTGGAGAGTCGCCAGGGCGCTGGGGTGTTCGTGACGGCACTCGACGCCGCCGAAGACTGGGACACCGTGCTGCGCCGCGCGACCATCGTGTCGGTGATCGAAGCCCGCATCGCCATCGAGGCAGAAGCCGCCGCGCTGGCCGCCACCCGACGCACGCCCGCCGATCTGCGTGCGGTTCGTCGCACTCTGACCGCCCGCGGTGTGGTGGGACAGTCGGTACCCGATCACGTCGACGCGGATATGGCGTTCCACCGCACGGTGATCGCCGCGGCCCACAACGAGGTGCTGATCCAGTTGTTCGACGCGTTCCTCCCTCGCCTGCGCCTGGCGATGATCGACATGCTCAAGATCCGGCCGATCACGTCCGAACCCTGCGACCACGACCTGCACCAGCAGCTGGCCGACGCGATCATCGCCCGCGACCCCGAGGCCGCCGCCGCGGCCAGCAGAACCCATTTGAGCTCATTGAAGGAGTCTTTCGCATGA
- the trpA gene encoding tryptophan synthase subunit alpha translates to MSRLAELFDGCRAEGRAALIGYLPTGFPDVQTSIAAMTAMVESGCDLVEVGLPYSDPGMDGPTIATAAAAALAGGVRVRDTLAAVEAISKAGGRAVVMTYWNPVLRKGVDTFARDLASAGGYGLITPDLIPEEAGDWIAASEAHDLDRIFVVAPSSTPERLAATVNASRGFVYAASTMGVTGARDVVSNAAPELVRRVKEVSDIPVGVGLGVRSGAQAAEIGAYADGVIVGSALVSALSEGLDDVRRLTEELAKGVRQRISA, encoded by the coding sequence ATGAGCCGGCTGGCGGAGTTGTTCGACGGCTGCCGCGCCGAGGGTCGTGCCGCGCTGATCGGTTATTTACCGACAGGTTTTCCTGATGTGCAGACGTCGATCGCGGCGATGACGGCGATGGTCGAATCCGGTTGCGATCTGGTGGAAGTAGGTCTGCCCTACTCGGATCCGGGGATGGACGGGCCGACGATCGCCACCGCCGCGGCGGCCGCCCTGGCCGGCGGGGTCAGGGTGCGCGACACCTTGGCCGCCGTCGAGGCGATCAGCAAGGCCGGCGGCCGCGCGGTGGTCATGACCTACTGGAATCCGGTGCTGCGCAAGGGTGTTGACACTTTCGCCCGCGACCTGGCCTCGGCCGGTGGATACGGGTTGATCACGCCCGACCTGATCCCCGAGGAGGCCGGCGACTGGATCGCGGCCTCCGAGGCGCACGATCTCGACCGGATCTTCGTGGTCGCGCCGTCCTCGACGCCGGAACGGCTCGCGGCGACGGTGAACGCTTCGCGAGGTTTCGTCTACGCCGCTTCGACGATGGGCGTCACCGGCGCGCGCGATGTGGTCTCGAACGCGGCGCCGGAGTTGGTGCGGCGCGTCAAGGAAGTGTCCGACATCCCCGTCGGGGTCGGATTGGGTGTGCGCTCAGGAGCGCAGGCAGCCGAGATTGGCGCCTACGCCGACGGTGTCATCGTCGGGTCGGCACTGGTGTCGGCCCTGAGCGAGGGGTTGGACGACGTCCGTCGCCTCACCGAAGAACTGGCCAAAGGCGTTAGGCAGAGGATTTCAGCTTGA
- a CDS encoding ABC transporter ATP-binding protein encodes MTPVLDITDVTFRRDGKQIIDGISLTVQSGEHWALLGPNGAGKSTLLGFCAAVTFPTSGTVHVLGGQMGRTDLAVLRRSIGHVNPRHRLQYPLTVREVVLTGITATIDIAAHWAPTAEQARRAEELIDTVGLSARADAIWPTLSQGERGRTLIARALIADPQLLLLDEPTTGLDVAAREQLLETLDTLDDSHPDMASILVTHHLEELPTSTTHALLISQGRTVASGPARDVVNTEHVSEAFAHPVVVGYQDGRWNARAKASSRVL; translated from the coding sequence ATGACCCCGGTCCTTGACATCACAGATGTGACCTTCCGCCGTGACGGCAAGCAGATCATCGACGGCATCTCCCTGACCGTGCAGTCCGGTGAACATTGGGCGCTGCTGGGCCCCAACGGCGCCGGGAAGAGCACGCTGCTGGGTTTCTGTGCCGCCGTGACGTTTCCGACCTCAGGCACCGTGCACGTGCTCGGCGGTCAGATGGGCCGCACCGACCTGGCTGTGCTGCGCCGCTCCATCGGTCACGTGAATCCCCGGCATCGGCTGCAGTACCCGCTCACCGTGCGTGAGGTGGTGCTCACCGGCATCACCGCCACCATCGACATCGCAGCGCACTGGGCGCCCACCGCCGAGCAGGCCCGCCGGGCCGAGGAACTGATCGACACCGTCGGGCTGTCGGCCCGTGCCGACGCGATCTGGCCGACCCTGTCACAGGGCGAGCGCGGGCGCACCTTGATCGCGCGGGCACTGATCGCCGATCCGCAACTGCTCCTGCTGGACGAACCCACCACCGGCCTGGATGTGGCGGCCCGTGAGCAGCTGCTGGAAACCCTTGACACACTGGATGACTCGCATCCCGACATGGCCTCGATCCTGGTCACCCACCACCTCGAGGAGCTGCCCACCAGCACTACGCACGCCCTACTGATCTCGCAGGGACGCACGGTGGCCAGCGGGCCGGCCCGCGATGTCGTCAACACCGAACACGTCAGCGAGGCTTTCGCGCACCCGGTGGTGGTCGGGTACCAGGACGGCAGATGGAATGCGCGGGCCAAGGCCAGCTCGCGGGTGCTCTAA
- the trpC gene encoding indole-3-glycerol phosphate synthase TrpC, giving the protein MTSATVLDSIIEGVRADVAAREAVISLADIKARAQDAPAPLDVMAALREPGIAVIAEVKRASPSRGELANIADPAKLAQAYEAGGARVISVLTEQRRFNGSLDDLDAVRAAVSIPVLRKDFVVKPYQIHEARAHGADLLLLIVAALEQPVLESLLERTESLGMTALVEVHTEAEADRALQAGAKVIGVNARDLKTLDVDRDCFSRIAPGLPSNVIRVAESGIRGTADLLAYAGAGADAVLVGEGLVTSGDPRSAVADLVTAGTHPSCPKPAR; this is encoded by the coding sequence ATGACTTCGGCCACAGTGCTCGACTCCATTATCGAGGGAGTCCGCGCCGACGTTGCCGCCCGCGAGGCCGTTATCAGCCTGGCGGATATCAAAGCGCGGGCCCAGGACGCACCTGCGCCACTCGACGTGATGGCCGCATTGCGGGAACCGGGAATTGCCGTGATCGCCGAGGTGAAGCGGGCGAGCCCGTCTCGGGGCGAGTTGGCCAATATCGCCGACCCGGCGAAGCTGGCGCAGGCGTATGAAGCCGGCGGTGCGCGGGTGATCAGTGTGCTCACCGAGCAGCGCAGGTTCAACGGATCTCTGGACGACCTCGACGCAGTGCGGGCCGCGGTGTCAATTCCGGTGCTGCGCAAGGATTTTGTCGTCAAGCCGTACCAGATCCATGAAGCCCGGGCGCACGGCGCCGATCTGTTGCTGCTGATTGTGGCGGCACTCGAGCAGCCGGTGCTGGAATCGCTGCTGGAGCGCACGGAATCCCTCGGGATGACGGCCCTGGTGGAGGTGCATACCGAAGCAGAGGCCGACCGGGCGCTGCAGGCCGGTGCCAAGGTCATCGGCGTCAACGCCCGCGACCTCAAGACGCTGGACGTCGACCGGGACTGCTTCAGTCGGATCGCTCCGGGGCTGCCCAGCAATGTCATCCGCGTCGCGGAGTCCGGAATACGTGGAACCGCTGATCTGCTGGCGTATGCCGGCGCGGGTGCCGATGCCGTGCTGGTCGGTGAGGGCCTGGTGACCAGCGGGGATCCCCGCAGCGCGGTCGCCGATCTGGTCACCGCCGGTACGCACCCGTCCTGCCCGAAACCGGCTCGCTGA
- a CDS encoding TIGR02234 family membrane protein, which translates to MTRVAQALFVVAAVVLWIASRMTWVSLTSFDGLGQPKTTALTGASWSTALIPLALLVLAAAVAVLAVHGWALRLLALLIAAASAGMGYLGISLWVVKDVAQRAADLAAVPVSQLTAAGGGTSRSFGGAVLTLAAAVCALVGAVLLMRSANSAKRGSAGRYAAPAARREAARKDSGDEPMSERMLWDALDEGHDPTGEGTDPDSKGR; encoded by the coding sequence GTGACCCGGGTGGCGCAGGCGCTGTTCGTCGTCGCGGCGGTGGTGCTGTGGATCGCGTCGCGGATGACCTGGGTCTCGCTGACGTCGTTCGACGGGCTGGGCCAGCCCAAGACCACGGCGTTGACCGGCGCATCCTGGTCGACGGCATTGATCCCACTGGCGTTGCTGGTGCTGGCGGCCGCGGTAGCGGTGCTGGCCGTGCACGGCTGGGCGTTGCGGTTGCTGGCCCTGCTGATCGCTGCTGCCAGCGCCGGGATGGGGTACCTGGGCATCAGCCTGTGGGTGGTCAAGGATGTCGCGCAGCGGGCTGCTGACCTGGCAGCCGTTCCGGTCTCCCAGCTGACCGCGGCCGGGGGCGGGACCAGTCGTTCCTTCGGGGGCGCAGTGCTGACCCTGGCGGCAGCGGTGTGTGCGCTGGTCGGTGCGGTGTTGCTGATGCGCTCGGCCAACAGTGCGAAGCGCGGCAGTGCGGGCCGCTACGCGGCACCCGCGGCGCGGCGCGAGGCCGCCAGGAAAGACAGCGGTGATGAGCCGATGTCGGAGCGAATGCTGTGGGATGCGCTGGACGAGGGCCACGATCCGACCGGCGAGGGCACTGATCCGGACAGTAAGGGCCGGTGA
- a CDS encoding anthranilate synthase component I: MQTTPDSLTRTTSREDFRALAAEHRVVPVTRKVLADSETPLSAYRKLAANRPGTFLLESAENGRSWSRWSFIGAGAPSALTVRDNQAVWLGTAPKDAPSGGEPLTALRATLDLLQTEAVPDLPPLSSGLVGYFAYDMVRRLERLPELAVDDLGLPDMLLLLATDIAAVDHHEGTITLIANAVNWNGTDERVDEAYDDAVRRLDVMTAALGQPLPSTVATFSRPAPDPRAQRTVEEYTAIVEKLVGDIEAGEAFQVVPSQRFEMDTAADPIDVYRMLRVTNPSPYMYLLNVPDADGGLDFSVVGSSPEALVTVKDGRATTHPIAGTRWRGTTEEEDVLLEKELLADEKERAEHLMLVDLGRNDLGRVCRPGTVRVEDYSHIERYSHVMHLVSTVTGELAEGKTALDAVTACFPAGTLSGAPKVRAMELIEEVEMTRRGIYGGVLGYLDFAGNADFAIAIRTALMRDGTAYVQAGGGVVADSNGPYEYNESANKAKAVLNAIAAADTLAEP, translated from the coding sequence GTGCAAACCACCCCCGACAGCCTCACCCGCACCACATCGCGCGAGGATTTCCGGGCGCTGGCCGCTGAGCACCGCGTGGTCCCCGTGACCCGCAAGGTGCTGGCCGACAGCGAGACGCCGTTGTCGGCGTACCGCAAGCTGGCCGCCAACCGTCCCGGCACGTTCCTGCTGGAATCGGCCGAAAACGGTCGCTCGTGGTCGCGATGGTCGTTCATCGGCGCCGGTGCCCCCTCGGCTCTGACGGTCCGCGACAACCAGGCTGTGTGGCTGGGTACGGCACCCAAGGATGCGCCCAGCGGCGGCGAGCCGCTGACGGCTTTGCGGGCCACGCTGGACCTGCTGCAAACCGAGGCGGTGCCGGATCTGCCGCCGCTGTCCTCGGGGCTGGTGGGCTATTTCGCCTACGACATGGTGCGTCGGCTGGAGCGGCTCCCGGAGCTCGCCGTCGACGATCTGGGCCTGCCGGACATGCTGCTGCTGCTGGCCACCGACATCGCCGCCGTCGATCACCACGAGGGCACCATCACCCTGATCGCCAACGCGGTGAACTGGAACGGCACCGACGAACGGGTTGACGAGGCGTATGACGATGCGGTGCGACGCCTCGATGTGATGACCGCCGCCCTCGGCCAGCCGCTGCCGTCCACGGTGGCGACATTCAGCCGGCCTGCGCCCGACCCCCGCGCGCAGCGCACGGTGGAGGAGTACACCGCGATCGTGGAGAAACTCGTCGGCGACATCGAGGCCGGCGAAGCCTTCCAGGTGGTGCCCTCACAGCGGTTCGAAATGGATACGGCCGCCGACCCGATTGATGTCTACCGGATGCTGCGGGTGACCAACCCGAGCCCGTACATGTATCTGCTCAATGTCCCCGATGCCGATGGCGGACTGGACTTTTCGGTCGTCGGTTCCAGCCCCGAGGCGCTGGTCACGGTGAAAGACGGCCGGGCCACCACCCACCCGATCGCGGGAACGCGCTGGCGCGGAACCACGGAGGAAGAAGATGTCCTGCTGGAAAAGGAGCTCCTGGCCGACGAGAAGGAACGCGCCGAGCACCTGATGCTGGTCGATCTCGGCCGCAACGATCTGGGGCGGGTGTGCCGCCCGGGCACTGTGCGGGTCGAGGATTACAGCCACATCGAGCGGTACAGCCATGTGATGCACCTGGTGTCCACGGTGACCGGGGAGTTGGCCGAGGGGAAGACCGCGCTGGACGCGGTGACGGCGTGCTTCCCGGCAGGCACCTTGTCGGGAGCACCCAAGGTGCGGGCCATGGAGTTGATCGAGGAGGTCGAAATGACCCGGCGCGGCATTTACGGCGGGGTGCTGGGCTACCTGGACTTCGCGGGCAATGCCGACTTCGCGATCGCCATCCGGACCGCCCTGATGCGTGACGGCACGGCCTATGTGCAGGCCGGAGGGGGAGTCGTGGCCGATTCCAACGGCCCCTACGAATACAACGAATCGGCGAACAAGGCGAAAGCCGTGCTCAATGCCATTGCCGCTGCTGACACATTGGCCGAGCCGTGA
- a CDS encoding peroxiredoxin yields the protein MRTGDTVPDFELPDQTGTIRSLTSLLADGPVVLFFYPAAMTPGCTKEACHFRDLAGEFTAAGANRVGISTDPVAKQAKFADIQSFDYPLLSDAEGKVAAQFGVKRGLLGKLMPVKRTTFVIDTDRTVLAVISSEISMDTHADKALEVLKAR from the coding sequence ATCAGGACCGGTGACACCGTTCCCGACTTTGAACTCCCCGACCAGACCGGCACGATTCGCAGCCTGACGAGCCTGCTCGCCGACGGCCCGGTGGTGCTGTTCTTCTATCCCGCGGCAATGACGCCGGGATGCACCAAGGAGGCCTGTCACTTCCGGGATCTGGCCGGCGAGTTCACCGCCGCCGGGGCGAACCGGGTCGGAATCAGCACCGACCCGGTCGCCAAGCAGGCCAAGTTCGCCGACATCCAGAGTTTCGACTACCCCCTGCTCTCGGATGCCGAGGGCAAGGTGGCGGCCCAATTCGGGGTGAAGCGTGGCCTGCTCGGCAAGCTCATGCCCGTCAAGCGGACCACGTTCGTCATCGACACCGACCGCACTGTGCTCGCGGTGATCTCCAGCGAGATCAGCATGGACACCCACGCCGACAAGGCACTGGAAGTGCTCAAGGCGCGTTGA
- a CDS encoding 2-isopropylmalate synthase, giving the protein MTTSAFPTIDTPAGDIPANAPAWNKQRHSQMPSHRYASVYDRVEVPLAQRDWPTARMHAAPLWVPVDLRDGNQALAEPMDPARKRRFFELLVAMGYKEIEVGYPSASQTDFDFVRLLAESDIAPPDVTIVVFVPARRDLIERTVDSVRGIRNDVVIHMYTATAPTWRDVVLGKARGELSQLIYAGARDVLEFTDGMPNVRFEFSPEVFNLTEPDYVLELCEAVTELWQATPDRPVILNLPATVEIATPNVYADQIEYMHRNLSRRDSVILSVHPHNDRGTGIACAELAILAGAQRVEGCVFGNGERTGNVDIATLALNLHAQGVDPMVDFSDIDEIARTVSHCTRMPIHERHPYVGDMVHTAFSGTHQDAIKKGFAEHRRRAAATGRPENEIDWRVPYLPIDPADIGRTYDAVIRVNSQSGKGGIAYLLAGEYGLDLPRRLQIDFARHVQAHTDESGAEVTAAELYELFEAAYLDPAGPVQLKDWHTGGDGAAAVTDLTLVCDGRTVTSSHRGIGPVDALRAALGGIGHSVEVLSLTQQSIGSTAVSYLEYRSAGRTGWACGRSDSVLAASMAAVLRAVNAP; this is encoded by the coding sequence ATGACAACATCAGCATTTCCCACCATCGACACGCCAGCCGGCGACATCCCGGCGAACGCGCCGGCCTGGAACAAGCAGCGCCACTCCCAGATGCCGTCGCATCGGTACGCGTCCGTCTATGACCGCGTCGAAGTTCCCCTGGCTCAACGAGATTGGCCCACGGCCCGCATGCACGCCGCGCCGCTGTGGGTGCCGGTGGATCTGCGTGACGGCAATCAGGCGCTGGCCGAGCCGATGGACCCGGCCCGCAAGCGCCGGTTTTTCGAGCTGCTGGTGGCCATGGGCTACAAAGAGATCGAGGTCGGATACCCGTCCGCGTCGCAGACCGACTTCGACTTCGTCAGGTTGCTCGCAGAATCCGACATCGCCCCGCCGGACGTCACCATCGTGGTGTTCGTCCCGGCGCGGCGCGACCTGATCGAACGGACCGTGGACTCGGTACGTGGCATCCGCAACGACGTCGTCATCCACATGTACACGGCCACCGCGCCCACCTGGCGAGACGTCGTCCTGGGCAAGGCCAGAGGCGAGCTGAGCCAGCTCATCTATGCCGGCGCGCGTGACGTTCTCGAATTCACCGACGGCATGCCGAATGTGCGTTTCGAGTTCTCCCCGGAGGTGTTCAACCTCACCGAGCCCGACTACGTGCTCGAGCTGTGCGAGGCGGTGACCGAGCTGTGGCAGGCCACCCCGGACCGTCCGGTCATCCTGAACCTGCCGGCGACCGTTGAGATCGCCACCCCGAACGTCTACGCCGACCAGATCGAGTACATGCACCGCAACCTGTCTCGTCGGGACAGCGTCATCCTCTCGGTGCACCCGCACAACGACCGGGGGACCGGGATCGCCTGCGCCGAGCTGGCGATCCTCGCTGGTGCGCAGCGGGTCGAAGGCTGCGTGTTCGGCAACGGTGAACGCACCGGAAACGTCGACATCGCCACCCTGGCGCTGAATCTGCATGCCCAGGGAGTGGATCCGATGGTCGACTTCTCCGACATCGACGAGATCGCGCGGACAGTCAGTCATTGCACCCGCATGCCGATCCACGAGCGCCATCCCTACGTCGGGGACATGGTGCACACGGCGTTCTCGGGAACACACCAGGACGCGATCAAGAAAGGTTTCGCCGAACACCGCCGACGCGCCGCGGCCACCGGGCGTCCGGAGAATGAAATCGATTGGCGGGTACCGTATCTGCCGATCGACCCGGCCGATATCGGGCGCACCTATGACGCGGTGATCCGGGTGAACTCGCAGTCCGGCAAGGGCGGGATCGCCTACCTGCTGGCAGGCGAATACGGGCTGGATCTGCCCCGCCGCCTGCAGATCGATTTCGCCCGTCACGTCCAGGCGCACACCGACGAAAGTGGTGCCGAGGTGACCGCCGCCGAACTGTACGAATTGTTCGAGGCGGCCTATCTGGATCCGGCCGGGCCGGTGCAACTCAAGGACTGGCATACCGGCGGCGACGGTGCGGCCGCGGTCACCGACCTCACGCTGGTGTGCGACGGCCGTACCGTGACCAGCAGCCATCGCGGGATCGGACCGGTGGATGCGCTGCGGGCCGCACTCGGGGGGATCGGCCATTCGGTCGAGGTGTTGAGTCTGACCCAACAGTCAATCGGCAGCACCGCCGTCAGCTATCTGGAGTACCGGTCGGCCGGCCGCACCGGATGGGCGTGCGGGCGCAGCGATTCGGTGCTCGCGGCGTCGATGGCAGCGGTGCTGCGGGCGGTCAACGCGCCTTGA
- the trpB gene encoding tryptophan synthase subunit beta gives MADLAGPELPRSSAGVAEPTVHDPDALGHFGAYGGRLVPEALMAVIEEVTAAYEKARGDQAFLDELDRLQRHYSGRPSPLYEAARLSEHAGGARIFLKREDLNHTGSHKINNVLGQALLARQMGKTRVIAETGAGQHGVATATACALLGLECIIYMGAVDTARQALNVARMRLLGATVVSVESGSKTLKDAINEAFRDWVTNADDTYYCFGTAAGPHPFPLMVRDFQRIIGMEARAQILDQAGRLPDAVTACVGGGSNAIGIFHAFIDDPTVQLVGYEAAGDGVETGRHAATFTGGSPGAFQGSFSYLLQDEDGQTIESHSISAGLDYPGVGPEHAFLKDIGRAEYRPVTDTEAMDAFSLLCRREGIIPAIESAHAVAGALKLGPELGSGSIIVVNLSGRGDKDVETAAKWFGLLEEGSAG, from the coding sequence ATGGCGGATCTCGCGGGGCCCGAGTTGCCCCGTTCCAGCGCAGGCGTGGCCGAACCGACCGTTCACGATCCCGACGCACTGGGGCATTTCGGTGCTTACGGTGGTCGGTTGGTTCCCGAGGCACTGATGGCGGTGATCGAGGAGGTCACCGCGGCCTATGAGAAGGCCCGCGGTGATCAAGCCTTCCTCGATGAGCTCGACCGGTTGCAGCGTCACTACAGTGGCCGGCCGTCCCCGCTGTACGAGGCCGCCCGGCTGTCTGAGCATGCCGGCGGCGCGCGCATCTTCCTCAAGCGAGAAGATCTGAACCACACCGGTTCTCACAAGATCAACAATGTTCTGGGACAGGCGCTGCTGGCGCGGCAGATGGGCAAGACCCGCGTCATCGCCGAGACTGGCGCCGGCCAGCACGGCGTGGCCACCGCGACGGCGTGTGCGCTGCTCGGTCTGGAATGCATCATCTACATGGGCGCGGTGGACACCGCCCGGCAGGCCCTCAACGTCGCGCGGATGCGCCTGCTCGGTGCGACCGTCGTGTCTGTGGAGTCCGGGTCCAAGACGCTCAAGGACGCGATCAACGAGGCGTTTCGGGACTGGGTGACCAACGCCGATGACACTTATTACTGTTTCGGGACGGCGGCGGGCCCGCATCCGTTCCCGCTGATGGTGCGTGATTTCCAGCGGATCATCGGCATGGAGGCCAGGGCGCAGATCCTCGATCAGGCCGGCCGGCTTCCGGACGCGGTCACCGCGTGTGTCGGCGGCGGCTCGAACGCCATCGGTATCTTCCACGCGTTCATCGACGATCCCACGGTGCAGTTGGTCGGTTACGAGGCTGCCGGCGACGGGGTCGAAACCGGGCGGCACGCCGCGACGTTCACCGGCGGCTCGCCCGGCGCGTTCCAGGGATCGTTCTCCTACCTGTTGCAGGACGAGGACGGCCAGACGATCGAATCGCATTCCATCTCGGCCGGTTTGGACTACCCGGGCGTCGGGCCTGAGCATGCGTTCCTCAAGGACATCGGTCGTGCCGAGTACCGCCCGGTCACCGATACCGAGGCGATGGACGCGTTCTCGCTGCTGTGCCGTCGTGAGGGCATCATTCCGGCGATCGAATCGGCGCATGCGGTGGCCGGCGCGCTCAAGCTCGGCCCCGAACTCGGCAGCGGCTCGATCATCGTGGTCAACTTGTCCGGGCGTGGTGACAAGGACGTCGAGACGGCCGCGAAGTGGTTCGGACTGCTCGAAGAGGGGAGCGCGGGATGA